A single Pan troglodytes isolate AG18354 chromosome X, NHGRI_mPanTro3-v2.0_pri, whole genome shotgun sequence DNA region contains:
- the MAGEA8 gene encoding melanoma-associated antigen 8 (The RefSeq protein has 1 substitution compared to this genomic sequence), producing MLLGQKSQRYKAEEGLQAQGEAPGLMDVQIPTAEEQKAASSSSTLIMGTLEEVTDSGSPSPPQSPGGASSSLTVTDSTLWSQSDEGSSINEEEGPSTSPDPAHLESLFREALDEKVAELVRFLLRKYQIKEPVTEAEMLESVIKNYKNHFPDIFSKASECMQVIFGIDVKEVDPAGHSYILVTCLGLSYDGLLGDDQSTPKTGLLIIVLGMILMEGSRAPEEAIWEALSVMGLYDGREHSVYWKLRKLLTQEWVQENYLEYRQVPGSDPVRYEFLWGPRALAETSYVKVLEHVVRVNARVRISYPSLHEEALGEEKGV from the coding sequence ATGCTTCTTGGGCAGAAGAGTCAGCGCTACAAGGCTGAGGAAGGCCTTCAGGCCCAAGGAGAGGCACCAGGGCTTATGGATGTGCAGATTCCCACAGCTGAGGAGCAGAAGGCTGCATCCTCCTCCTCTACTCTGATCATGGGAACCCTTGAGGAGGTGACTGATTCTGGGTCACCAAGTCCTCCCCAGAGTCCTGAGGGTGCCTCCTCTTCCCTGACTGTCACCGACAGCACTCTATGGAGCCAATCCGATGAGGGTTCCAGCATCAATGAAGAGGAGGGGCCAAGCACCTCCCCGGACCCAGCTCACCTGGAGTCCCTGTTCCGGGAAGCACTTGATGAGAAAGTGGCTGAGTTAGTTCGTTTCCTGCTCCGCAAATATCAAATTAAGGAGCCGGTCACAGAGGCAGAAATGCTTGAGAGTGTCATCAAAAATTACAAGAACCACTTTCCTGATATCTTCAGCAAAGCCTCTGAGTGCATGCAGGTGATCTTTGGCATTGATGTGAAGGAAGTGGACCCTGCCGGCCACTCCTACATCCTtgtcacctgcctgggcctctcctATGATGGCCTGCTGGGTGATGATCAGAGTACGCCCAAGACCGGCCTCCTGATAATCGTCCTGGGCATGATCTTAATGGAGGGCAGCCGCGCCCCGGAGGAGGCAATCTGGGAAGCGTTGAGTGTGATGGGGCTGTATGATGGGAGGGAGCACAGTGTCTATTGGAAGCTCAGGAAGCTGCTCACCCAAGAGTGGGTGCAGGAGAACTACCTGGAGTACCGCCAGGTGCCCGGCAGTGATCCTGTGCGCTACGAGTTCCTGTGGGGTCCAAGGGCCCTTGCTGAAACCAGCTATGTGAAAGTCCTGGAGCATGTGGTCAGGGTCAATGCAAGAGTTCGCATTTCCTACCCATCCCTGCATGAAGAGGCTttgggagaggagaaaggagtttGA